The following are encoded in a window of Narcine bancroftii isolate sNarBan1 chromosome 2, sNarBan1.hap1, whole genome shotgun sequence genomic DNA:
- the LOC138754724 gene encoding CCN family member 1-like has translation MHSVQELLYISPPLMDLVSPVGTESRGPFKSWSSNDARCHVKGTAWSECSKSCGIGLSTRLSLHKSRCQLKKETRLCQIRPCSLLEQLHPKEGTGCLKSHKERVPKPFVYKGCNSIKNYSPKYCGMCWDRRCCRPSETRTTKVRFQCPGSGTLVMMVAKIKKCECTRPKGQSRGCAQVPLVTNIWKRSLWDLAVPQPHA, from the exons atgcactcTGTGCAAGAACTGCTGTATATTTCACCTCCCCTCATGGACCTTGTCTCTCCTGTCGGCACAGAGTCGAGGGGCCCTTTCAAGTCTTGGAGCTCCAATGACGCTAGGTGCCATGTCAAGGGCACAGCATGGTCGGAGTGCTCGAAGTCGTGTGGCATTGGCTTGTCCACCAGACTGAGCTTGCACAAATCCCGGTGCCAGCTGAAGAAGGAGACCAGGCTCTGCCAGATCAGACCCTGCAGCCTGCTCGAGCAGCTCCATCCCAAG GAAGGCACCGGCTGCCTGAAGTCCCACAAGGAGAGGGTGCCCAAGCCCTTTGTCTATAAAGGGTGCAATAGCATAAAGAACTACAGCCCCAAATACTGCGGGATGTGCTGGGACCGGCGTTGCTGCCGGCCCTCGGAGACCCGGACCACCAAGGTGCGTTTCCAGTGCCCAGGGTCGGGTACCCTCGTCATGATGGTGGCCAAGATCAAGAAGTGCGAGTGCACCCGGCCCAAAGGCCAGTCCCGCGGCTGTGCCCAGGTGCCCCTGGTCACCAACATCTGGAAGAGAAGCCTTTGGGACCTCGCCGTGCCCCAACCCCACGCTTGA